CTGGGCGCTCCAGGTGCGGCAGGCGATCGAGGCGTGGATCGCGTGCGCGGAGTCCGAGCCGGCGATCACGCTGAGCTGGATCCGCGACGTCCCGGCCCTGGGAGCCCCGGCCCGCGACCTCCAGCGCGACGCGATGGAGGGGTTCATCGCGATGACCCAGCGCCTGACGGACACACCGTCGTTGCGCGCGGCGGGGATCAGCCCGCCGTCCCGCCAGCTGGCGATCATGCTCCTGGGCGGCTTGCGGGAGCTGATCGCGACAACCGTCGAGGACGGCGGGCGAGCGGGCGATGTCACGGAGGTCGCGGTGCGGGCGTCGCTCGCGCTGCTCGGCCCGGCTTGACCCCCGCCTGCCGTTACGCGTCCAGGTCCTGGGCGATCAGCTCCGCC
The window above is part of the Amycolatopsis camponoti genome. Proteins encoded here:
- a CDS encoding TetR/AcrR family transcriptional regulator — protein: MTSVDVDTRRFRQRLLDGLAASITENGFRDTTVAEVVRRAKTSRRTFYEHFSSREECLIALLAEANRSMIQQISDAVDPGAPWALQVRQAIEAWIACAESEPAITLSWIRDVPALGAPARDLQRDAMEGFIAMTQRLTDTPSLRAAGISPPSRQLAIMLLGGLRELIATTVEDGGRAGDVTEVAVRASLALLGPA